One region of Etheostoma spectabile isolate EspeVRDwgs_2016 chromosome 21, UIUC_Espe_1.0, whole genome shotgun sequence genomic DNA includes:
- the zdhhc16b gene encoding palmitoyltransferase ZDHHC16B: MRLSSSWRWQLSRAMRLALCWCRLCRPQKKGRGWGFKPWISGRLLDLWSYSKLLLRSLYFNSLSNADTMLDCAFEPVYWIVDNVTRWFGVVFVCLVILLTTSVVVIVYVFVLPTILRTYPLPWVVWHLCCGHWLLLMVVFHYYKATTTSPGHPPKDKGHIPSVSICKKCITPKPHRTHHCSICNTCVLKMDHHCPWLNNCVGHFNHRYFLSFCLYMTMGCIYCSSSSQKLFLEAYSAIERYYQTPPPPDTVQETTAYKSIIFLWVLTSSVAVALGGLTLWHIILISRGESSVERHINKKEIKRLREKGKVFKNPYHHGTINNWKLLLGVEKRSHWFTRVLLPSSHLPNGDGIMWDCTFTRRDPMAI, from the exons ATGCGTctgagcagcagctggaggtGGCAGCTCTCCCGGGCCATGAGACTGGCGTTGTGCTGGTGCCGGCTGTGCCGCCCGCAGAAAAAGGGCCGTGGCTGGGGATTCAAGCCGTGGATCAGCGGCAGGTTGCTGGATCTGTGGAGCTACAGCAAGCTGTTGCTCAGGTCACTGTACTTCAACAGCCTCAGCAACGCCGACACGATGCTCGACTGCGCGTTTGAACCCGTCTACTGGATTGTGGACAACGTCACCCGCTGGTTCGGAGTG gTGTTTGTCTGTCTAGTTATACTGCTGACCACCTCGGTTGTGGTCATCGTCTACGTGTTTGTCCTACCCACAATCCTCCGAACTTACCCTTTGCCCTGGGTGGTCTGGCACCTCTGCTGTGGCCACTGGCTTCTTCTGATGGTGGTCTTCCATTACTACAAGGCCACCACAACCTCCCCCGGACACCCTCCCAAG GACAAAGGTCATATTCCCTCAGTGTCCATCTGTAAGAAATGCATCACTCCAAAGCCACACAGGACGCACCACTGCAGCATCTGCAACAC GTGTGTGTTGAAGATGGACCACCACTGTC CCTGGTTGAACAACTGCGTGGGCCATTTCAACCACCGCTACTTCTTATCCTTCTGCCTCTACATGACCATGGGCTGCATctactgcagcagcagcagccagaaACTCTTTCTGGAGGCCTACAGTGCTATAGAG AGATACTATCAGACCCCTCCTCCGCCCGATACTGTCCAAGAGACCACTGCTTACAAGAGTATCAtcttcctctgggtgctgaccAG CTCGGTGGCCGTCGCTCTTGGAGGACTCACCCTTTGGCACATCATCCTCATCAGCAGAGGAGAGAGCAGTGTGGAGCGCCACATCAACAAAAAGGAGATCAAAAGACTCCGGGAGAAGGGCAAG GTGTTCAAAAATCCATATCATCATGGCACGATAAACAATTGGAAGTTACTGTTGGGTGTGGAGAAAAGGag TCACTGGTTCACGCGGGTCCTCCTGCCTTCCAGCCATCTTCCCAATGGGGACGGCATCATGTGGGACTGCACCTTCACCAGAAGAGACCCAATGGCCATCTGA